In Aspergillus nidulans FGSC A4 chromosome II, a single window of DNA contains:
- a CDS encoding uncharacterized protein (transcript_id=CADANIAT00004197) has translation MPETSNFDESCMVEACEAAQAKEKPNIALIAREYGVPRRTLRNRVRKGSQPCTARKPVNKALDRYQEEALICWIAFMRDINMPVMPRILEEWANRALKCAGHLKLGPVKQETKESKYIQAEDAGLLAHWYNQLANVVKDTPAWLVYNFDGCGFQPGEGTPDLAESEKDSWVIDLFFIFKGGGIFMESWFNKTGF, from the exons ATGCCGGAAACCTCTAATTTTGATGAATCCTGCATGGTTGAGGCCTGCGAAGCCGCCCAAGCCAAAGAAAAACCCAATATTGCCTTGATCGCGCGTGAATATGGCGTTCCGCGTCGGACACTACGAAACCGCGTTAGGAAGGGCAGCCAGCCTTGTACGGCCCGGAAGCCAGTTAATAAGGCACTTGATAGGtatcaggaggaagcccTGATATGCTGGATAGCCTTTATGCGTGATATCAACATGCCAGTGATGCCTAGGATACTAGAAGAATGGGCGAATCGGGCACTTAAGTGCGCTG gcCACCTCAAACTTGGCCCAGTGAAGCAAGAGACAAAGGAATCAAAGTATATCCAGGCTGAGGATGCAGGGTTGCTGGCACACTGGTATAATCAGCTAGCAAATGTGGTCAAAGATACACCAGCCTGGCTGGTATATAACTTTGATGGGTGTGGCTTCCAGCCTGGTGAAG GTACTCCTGATCTTGCTGAATCTGAGAAGG ATAGCTGGGTAATAGACCTATTCTTTATCTTCAAAGGTGGTGGCATCTTCATGGAATCTTGGTTTAACAAGA CTGGGTTTTAG
- a CDS encoding SDR family oxidoreductase (transcript_id=CADANIAT00004203), whose product MPRLNNKVAIVTGGGSGFGAAIATRFAEEGAKVIVADINAAGGESVAAQNPENLVFQKVDVTSPSDWAALVETAVTKFGKLDILVNNAGTTYRNKPTLEVTEAEWERVFNVNVKGIFHGTQAVIARLLEQGHGGSVINISSTGASRPRPGLVWYNASKGAVSNATKGLAAEYGPHNIRVNTVSPLLSGTGLFSMFTGMEDTEENRQKFIGNVPLGRLTDPADVANMCLYLASDEGSFINGTEMLVDGGKCV is encoded by the exons ATGCCTCGTCTCAACAACAAAGTCGCCATCGTTACGG GCGGTGGCTCTGGCTTCGGCGCTGCTATTGCAACCCGCTTcgctgaggaaggagcaAAAGTCATCGTCGCGGACATTAACGCAGCCGGTGGCGAGAGCGTCGCAGCCCAGAATCCTGAGAATCTCGTCTTTCAGAAGGTCGACGTGACAAGCCCCAGCGATTGGGCTGCTCTTGTTGAGACTGCAGTCACAAAATTTGGAAAGCTGGATATCCTGGTGAATAATGCGGGAACTACTTATCGGAATAAG CCCACACTAGAGGTAACCGAAGCCGAGTGGGAGCGCGTCTTCAATGTCAACGTAAAGGGCATCTTTCATGGTACGCAGGCCGTCATCGCAAGACTGCTTGAGCAGGGCCACGGCGGCAGCGTGATCAACATATCCTCAACGGGCGCCAGCAGACCACGGCCGGGTCTGGTTTGGTATAATGCAAGTAAAGGGGCTGTGTCGAAT GCTACAAAAGGTCTTGCGGCGGAGTACGGCCCACACAACATCCGAGTCAACACAGTGTCACCACTTCTCTCGGGGACAGGCCTGTTTAGCATGTTCACTGGCATGGAGGACACGGAGGAGAACCGGCAGAAATTCATTGGGAATGTGCCTCTGGGCCGGTTGACTGACCCTGCCGATGTCGCGAATATGTGTTTGTATTTGGCAAGCGATGAGGGGAGCTTCATCAATGGTacggagatgctggttgATGGAGGAAAGTGCGTCTAA
- a CDS encoding uncharacterized protein (transcript_id=CADANIAT00004196), translated as MSSFILSAFSLPCCKPSSTDSSNIKICIYKGFS; from the exons ATGTCAAG CTTTATCCTGTCAGCCTTTTCTCTACCATGCTGCAAACCTAGTAGCACTGATTCTTCTAATATCAAGATATG TATCTACAAGGGCTTTTCCTGA
- a CDS encoding putative C6 transcription factor (transcript_id=CADANIAT00004204) — protein sequence MDAESPESEGKEAVFRRACDQCRQRKIRCDKRLPCSNCRTSKIICSSTGAGQKPREPRKRVLISNEYEKKIDSINERLGGIEQVLHELKSSQGSGGPQIRANSAPVSRPLSPSVQCYTANPQEAMDQAESRTGFEGNSLMATQSAYASDFLQTAVSRSPLPISDSKINAALSTLKQLVNMQDNQASSAREFAPPKRNRLTDCNPREMSMPPMNVVIPLLRKAKDGSDTSLQALCPFVQFERLSEKCREVYFATEDYSDATFIVANGGLYQVFVAASFMAQDRALREEYQGYADICKHNLNTTLANLHLLMPANIDSIEALAMGAAHAIEISKPSFALTLTSTASRLCQELGFHQMPSIENVGAKEKQRRLTLFWSIYCMDRALALRLGRAATIPDYDIDVPVSFEGDTMELARIQGLVYQKLYSPAALRQDEMARVAEARWLAAEMQDRVMLPFKKLYPTLENLNPIEYLYIKCDEVCRLSVLTLIYRAIPPQTATLGTFVKECIEAARSALQAHKSSMSLLTEANEATKLSYLHW from the exons ATGGATGCTGAAAGTCCGGAGAGCGAGGGCAAAGAGGCCGTTTTCAGACGTGCG TGTGACCAGTGCCGTCAAAGAAAG ATTCGCTGTGACAAACGGTTACCATGCTCGAACTGCCGCACATCCAAGATTATATGTAGCTCTACAGGCGCGGGCCAGAAGCCTCGGGAGCCGCGGAAACGCGTGCTAATCTCTAATGAATA CGAGAAGAAAATCGACAGTATCAATGAACGACTGGGTGGAATTGAACAGGTTCTCCATGAGCTCAAGTCTAGCCAAGGCTCAGGTGGCCCTCAGATACGTGCCAATTCGGCGCCTGTCTCCAGGCCTCTGAGCCCCTCCGTTCAGTGCTATACTGCCAACCCACAAGAGGCAATGGACCAGGCAGAGTCGCGGACTGGATTCGAGGGCAACTCGTTGATGGCTACCCAGTCAGCATATGCTAGTGACTTCCTGCAGACTGCTGTCTCACGCAGCCCGCTGCCAATCTCGGATTCCAAAATCAACGCAGCGCTGTCGACTTTGAAACAGCTCGTCAATATGCAGGATAACCAGGCCTCCTCTGCTCGCGAGTTTGCTCCGCCCAAGCGAAATCGCCTCACCGATTGCAATCCTCGGGAGATGAGCATGCCGCCAATGAACGTTGTAATTCCGCTGCTGCGCAAAGCTAAAG ATGGTAGCGACACGTCCTTGCAGGCTCTCTGTCCGTTCGTACAATTTGAACGCCTTTCTGAAAAGTGTCGAGAGGTTTATTTTGCTACAGAGGACTATTCTGATGCAACGTTCATTGTGGCAAATGGAGGGCTGTACCAAGTCTTCGTTGCAGCGAGCTTTATGGCCCAGGACCGCGCATTGCGAGAGGAGTATCAGGGCTATGCTGATATCTGCAAACATAATCTGAACACGACGTTGGCGAACTTGCACCTTTTGATGCCCGCGAACATAGATTCAATCGAGGCTCTTGCCATGGGA GCGGCACATGCTATTGAGATCTCCAAACCTTCCTTTGCCCTAACTCTGACTTCCACAGCGTCCCGTCTATGCCAGGAATTGGGGTTCCATCAGATGCCTTCCATCGAAAACGTTGGGGCCAAAGAAAAGCAGCGCAGACTTACTTTGTTCTGGTCGATCTATTGTATGGACCGAGCGCTTGCATTGCGGTTAGGGCGCGCAGCGACCATCCCAGACTATGACATTGATGTCCCGGTTTCGTTTGAAGGTGATACGATGG AACTTGCTCGAATCCAGGGTCTGGTGTACCAAAAGCTCTATAGCCCAGCCGCACTGCGGCAGGACGAGATGGCTAGGGTGGCGGAGGCCCGCTGGCTAGCTGCCGAAATGCAGGATCGTGTAATGCTGCCGTTCAAG AAACTGTATCCCACCCTGGAAAACTTGAATCCGATCGAGTACTTGTATATCAAATGCGATGAAGTATGCCGCTTATCGGTTCTAACTTTGATTTACCGCGCTATCCCCCCTCAGACGGCCACCCTGGGCACGTTTGTCAAAGAATGCATTGAAGCTGCCAGGAGCGCCCTCCAGGCACACAAGTCGAGCATGTCGCTGCTGACGGAGGCCAACGAGGCCACGAAGCTCTCATACCTTCATTGGTAA
- a CDS encoding uncharacterized protein (transcript_id=CADANIAT00004202), with protein sequence MHSSIGTSLLVFASIFLGLVPALATPESGNDDFPAGDNDIISRDVAIIGGGASGTFAAVRLRERGKTVVLIERDDHLGGHTHTYYDSDGTPIDYGVWVYSDYPVSRSFFAHFNITLTTEFLNGNPEATQRVDFRTGQPVAPPVGNVVEAMTRYTQILLQYPYLMDGWDLPYPVPEDLLLSFQDFIEKHDLQAAIETLALYMQGFGEVLQLPAVYVMKLFHLGVVQGVQTGFLRPASRANSDLYRAAEGELRDDLLLSSTVAHIQRSAEDSGPQQIVVRTPKGQQRVQADKVIVTIPPLLGELENFDLDERESEIFGRFDNNSYFPAILRMSGLPGNGTQFVNKAPETPYNIAPVPSTHVFEPTASRDLWTAFFGGGSAPISSKQARQTILDNALSLRAAGYPISDPEIVAFRPHVPYALHVSSEDIADGFYRDLYGLQGYRNTFYTGAAFHSHDSAETWKFTENLLNERVLMD encoded by the coding sequence ATGCATTCTTCAATCGGAACAAGTCTCCTGGTATTCGCCAGCATCTTCTTGGGATTGGTACCTGCTCTGGCTACTCCTGAAAGCGGCAATGATGACTTTCCCGCAGGCGATAATGATATTATCTCGCGTGATGTTGCCAttatcggcggcggcgcctCGGGGACGTTTGCTGCGGTCCGTCTGCGGGAACGAGGAAAGACCGTTGTTCTCATTGAGCGTGATGATCATCTAGGCGGACATACGCACACATACTACGACTCTGACGGCACGCCTATTGACTACGGCGTTTGGGTATACAGCGACTACCCCGTCTCCAGGAGTTTCTTCGCTCATTTCAACATTACATTGACCACCGAATTCCTTAACGGAAACCCTGAAGCAACCCAGCGAGTTGATTTTCGCACGGGACAGCCCGTTGCCCCGCCTGTCGGCAATGTCGTTGAGGCAATGACGCGCTACACTCAAATACTACTCCAATACCCTTATCTGATGGACGGATGGGATCTCCCATATCCCGTCCCCGAAGATCTGTTGCTATCGTTTCAGGATTTCATCGAGAAGCATGATCTTCAAGCAGCCATAGAGACGCTCGCGCTGTATATGCAGGGATTTGGCGAAgttctccagctccccgcCGTTTACGTCATGAAATTATTCCATCTGGGTGTGGTTCAGGGTGTACAGACTGGCTTTCTGAGACCTGCAAGCCGAGCCAACTCGGATCTTTACAgggcagctgaaggagagCTTAGGGACGACCTCTTGCTCAGCAGCACTGTAGCCCATATTCAGCGCTCTGCTGAAGACTCGGGGCCACAGCAGATTGTTGTCCGAACTCCGAAAGGTCAACAGCGCGTTCAAGCCGACAAGGTCATTGTCACCATTCCACCACTACTGGGAGAATTAGAAAACTTTGATCTCGATGAGCGTGAATCGGAAATATTCGGCCGATTCGATAATAACTCCTATTTCCCGGCGATTCTGCGTATGTCGGGCCTCCCCGGCAACGGGACCCAATTCGTCAACAAGGCACCAGAGACACCGTATAATATCGCCCCCGTGCCATCTACACATGTATTCGAGCCCACTGCTAGCCGAGACTTATGGACGGCATTTTTCGGAGGAGGGTCGGCGCCGATATCTAGTAAGCAGGCTCGACAAACTATACTCGATAACGCTCTGTCACTGCGCGCTGCAGGGTATCCTATATCGGACCCAGAAATAGTTGCCTTTCGTCCCCACGTTCCGTATGCGTTGCACGTTTCTTCAGAGGATATCGCTGATGGGTTCTATCGCGACTTGTATGGGCTGCAGGGATACCGGAATACGTTTTATACGGGTGCTGCGTTCCATTCACATGATTCTGCAGAGACGTGGAAGTTCACCGAGAATTTGTTGAATGAGCGCGTTTTGATGGACTAG
- a CDS encoding uncharacterized protein (transcript_id=CADANIAT00004198), which translates to MTELRLLLDIFRVIEVVTVSCRALLVSLSLKYLAASLAAGVDGSSYLDVPYVQEGIAKEEMRKKDCCCKEVYIGISSKKLRSKAAIKAMTTLNILAKCYSKYIFNPFWLFNKCYGSFAYTRTLDLSDSAKACAVLKAVSHLQDFLATTILLSHFFFSDSFLVIQGDISLYSLLEYLGRNWLDLVFFLNNPGPKVLQ; encoded by the exons ATGACAGAGCTTAGATTATTGCTTGATATTTTTAGAG TTATTGAAGTTGTGACT GTatcctgcagagctttgctGGTCAG TTTATCTTTGAAGTACTTAGCTgcctctctggctgctggtgttg atggatcttcctatctagacgtgccgtacgtacaagaaggaatcgctaaagaagaaatgagaaagaaggattgttgttgcaaggaagtctat ATAGGCATATCAAGTAAGAAATTAAG GTCAAAGGCTGCTATCAAAGCCATGACTACTCTAAATATTCTTGCTAAA TGCTATAGCAAATACATATTTAACCCTTTCTGGCTCTTTAATAAatgttatgggtcctttgcctatacaaggaccttagaccttagtgactcggccaaggcctgcgctgtcctgaaggcggtgagccacctacaagacttccttgcaacaacaatccttctttctcatttcttctttagcgattccttctt AGTAATTCAAGGAGATATCAGCTTA TATAG CCTACTAGAATACCTTG GTAGAAATTGGCTAGATTTGGTTTTTTTCCT TAATAATCCAGGGCCAAAGGTCTTGCA GTAA
- a CDS encoding uncharacterized protein (transcript_id=CADANIAT00004200) — MVIAYNKDSATKVQAILSLQDDWRAWFQVIKDHANKQEEWKDI, encoded by the exons ATGGTGATTGCATATAATAAAGACAGCGCTACAAaggtccaagccatcctgAGCTTGCAGGATGACTGGCGTGCATGGTTTCAAGTCATTAAAGACCATGCaaacaagcaagaa GAATGGAAggatatataa
- a CDS encoding uncharacterized protein (transcript_id=CADANIAT00004205) — translation MSATRSLPLPEGWTDPDAYVEALLSFATSSDLFRHLCGGVHMLDFLTREPDLYTTLLPEDWRQFFEHHNIADIIDLLLRDDIQPMLAAYKQGDLAGQEWRGVAVLPPLSLIEFIQQIRRLTLRREFTPHGSGKATIPPRIAVGMKVKKYHEVAHFSKYVNSLCDTVHRERGEEITHIVDFGSGQNYLGRTLASPPYNRNIVAIERRHQFINGANRMDVYAKLAEKKKVRLYNKKLDKCKTCEDPDMPVEKLDSQPERTSDDVDEQDTGNDDEGVAEISIFRDISVTSDELGTFPKAGGTVQKPVTNTNTDAPRGAMNYIEHEIKDGYLEPIIKDVVAPSSQKSAEPTDDVENTEQASDVNVMVVSLHSCGNLVHHGVRALVLNPSVKAIAMIGCCYNLMTERLGPATYKLPVLRTMHPRLSKDATAYDPHGFPMSRRLEEFKHDGGTGVKLNITARSMAVQAPYNWGTADAEDFFTRHYYRTLLQRVLVDRGVVPKPSVPKDLYSTEPEKLEDVGNPLIVGSLRKAAFTSFQAYVRAAVVKLSRDPVYGQKIKENMVTITDEELDRYATEYWPTKKRLSVTWTLMSFCAAVAEAIIAVDRWQFLREQDCVKECWVEPVFDYGQSPRNLAVIGIKK, via the coding sequence ATGTCAGCCACGAGGAGTCTTCCCCTCCCTGAGGGCTGGACGGATCCAGACGCCTACGTCGAAGCTTTGCTGTCATTTGCTACCTCATCCGACCTATTTAGGCACCTCTGCGGGGGCGTACATATGCTGGATTTTCTTACGCGCGAGCCTGACCTCTATACTACACTTCTACCCGAAGATTGGAGACAGTTCTTTGAGCACCACAATATTGCGGACATCATCGACCTGCTCCTGCGGGACGATATCCAACCGATGCTAGCGGCCTACAAGCAGGGGGATCTTGCAGGGCAGGAGTGGAGAGGAGTTGCGGTTCTCCCTCCGCTGTCTCTGATAGAGTTCATTCAGCAAATCCGTCGACTTACGTTGCGCAGGGAGTTCACGCCGCACGGCTCTGGGAAGGCGACCATACCGCCGCGGATTGCGGTCGGAATGAAAGTCAAGAAATATCACGAGGTTGCTCATTTCTCGAAATATGTCAACTCACTATGTGATACCGTGCATCGGGAGCGGGGCGAGGAGATTACGCACATTGTGGATTTTGGATCTGGGCAGAATTATCTTGGGCGGACATTGGCCAGTCCTCCGTATAACAGGAACATCGTTGCGATTGAACGGAGGCACCAGTTTATCAATGGGGCCAACAGGATGGACGTCTATGCGAAGCtagctgagaagaagaaggtgcgCTTATACAATAAGAAGCTGGATAAATGCAAGACCTGCGAAGATCCAGACATGCCAGTGGAAAAGCTAGACTCGCAACCGGAGCGGACGAGCGACGACGTGGACGAACAAGACACTGGGAACGACGATGAGGGCGTTGCGGAGATTAGCATATTCCGCGACATCAGCGTGACCTCCGACGAGCTCGGCACCTTTCCTAAAGCCGGCGGGACTGTTCAGAAGCCAGTAACGAATACAAATACAGACGCTCCACGAGGCGCGATGAACTATATTGAGCATGAAATCAAGGACGGTTACCTGGAGCCGATCATCAAAGATGTTGTCGCCCCGAGCAGCCAGAAATCAGCGGAACCCACCGACGACGTAGAGAATACTGAGCAGGCCTCAGATGTGAACGTCATGGTGGTGTCGCTGCATTCATGTGGAAATCTTGTTCACCATGGTGTTCGCGCGTTGGTTCTGAATCCGTCGGTCAAGGCAATTGCCATGATTGGGTGTTGCTATAACCTGATGACCGAGCGGCTCGGCCCTGCTACGTACAAGCTCCCTGTTTTGCGGACCATGCATCCTCGTTTGTCGAAAGACGCTACCGCATACGACCCTCACGGCTTCCCAATGTCAAGACGCTTGGAAGAATTTAAGCACGATGGTGGGACCGGTGTGAAGCTGAACATCACCGCCAGATCAATGGCCGTCCAAGCTCCGTACAACTGGGGCACCGCCGACGCAGAAGATTTCTTCACCCGTCATTACTACCGTACACTGCTCCAGCGAGTACTAGTGGACCGGGGAGTAGTGCCAAAACCATCCGTACCCAAAGATCTTTATAGTACCGAACccgagaagctggaggacGTGGGGAACCCTCTTATTGTTGGATCCTTGCGCAAGGCAGCCTTCACCTCGTTTCAAGCATATGTCCGTGCGGCCGTTGTGAAGCTGAGCCGTGATCCGGTCTACGGCCAGAAGATCAAAGAAAATATGGTCACAATTACcgatgaagagctggaccGCTACGCCACCGAATATTGGCCTACGAAGAAACGGCTCAGCGTGACTTGGACATTAATGTCGTTCTGCGCTGCAGTTGCCGAAGCTATTATTGCTGTCGACCGATGGCAATTCCTCCGTGAACAGGATTGCGTCAAAGAATGCTGGGTTGAGCCTGTTTTTGATTATGGCCAGAGCCCTAGGAATTTGGCTGTTATCGGGATCAAGAAATGA
- a CDS encoding uncharacterized protein (transcript_id=CADANIAT00004201) — protein sequence MPSHLTSSNHDSVLTKKRRKIRKGTTSCWECKRRKVRCSLVDSPGGVCIACQRRSTKCLTQDYPVEDEVENAPGGWRMARVPEPSSPAAADSPGVGPRFPSQRIIADSERDRRSISTPLADPYASIFQELYASLPSRNDLSIICDVLDQVPILFYEFITCPYPIVQKDSRGSVESRSFLNIPDPVPHPALLARHMLRIVMALQSLDLKKCGAKLTGLSEAPQVMAKRLAETAIRLVTSRDELLGTVEGIECVMMEGSYQANSGYYCPAWIAFRKAMTLAQVIGIHRPGHSLRLLDRRCKVDGSFLWYRATYIDRFMCLMMGRPQGSMDCSMATGGPFEADTPLGQLERVHCVIAHRILEQNDAGIYSVEKVHDIDNQLQKAAEMMPSEWWTVPNIVQLDGSIGWEMRLVSQINHYGLINQLHIPYMLRFANAEQLQSYSQTTCINASREILTRYIVLGNSNRVAYSCRVIDFFTLSSALLLLLAHLRQHTRSPGEFSPLAHQRQSDRGMISQTLDNLQKTAWVSQDRIIAKSADLLSCLLDIEGEAAQGSATYVVHSIGSPEEVKVETERGPPPLTRGLRFCIPWFGFVRIVRGFIQRTPSAAEIMDGKDILQFRPTTPVAQDPLVNDTTNHPPAGEPPAVGPRYGQASAPSQQPQPWYADVGLGVDDWTMQGFDMSFWNYFFQGPSLSMPSDGIGMGIGM from the exons ATGCCCTCCCATTTAACTTCAAGCAATCACGATTCTGTGCTTACCAAGAAGCGCCGGAAGATCCGGAAGGGAACAACCAGCTGCTGGGAATGTAAACGGCGGAAGGTTCGGTGCAGTCTTGTGGACAGCCCCGGTGGCGTCTGTATAGCATGTCAAAGACGCAGTACGAAATGTTTGACTCAAGACTATCCGGTAGAAGATGAGGTGGAAAATGCGCCAGGGGGTTGGCGCATGGCTAGAGTGCCTGAGCCTAGCAGCCCGGCAGCCGCTGATTCTCCTGGAGTTGGCCCAAGATTCCCTTCTCAGCGTATAATTGCTGATTCTGAGCGTGATAGGCGATCTATTTCGACACCATTGGCA GATCCTTATGCGAGCATCTTTCAGGAGTTGTACGCCAGCTTACCATCGCGCAATGATCTCAGCATTATCTGCGATGTACTCGACCAGGTCCCTATTCTATTCTATGAATTTATAACGTGCCCATATCCCATCGTGCAGAAGGACAGTCGTGGCTCCGTTGAAAGTAGATCATTTCTCAACATCCCGGACCCGGTTCCCCACCCGGCTTTGCTAGCAAGGCATATGCTGCGAATTGTGATGGCACTTCAGTCTCTAGATCTCAAGAAATGTGGCGCGAAGCTCACTGGGCTTTCGGAAGCACCGCAGGTGATGGCAAAGAGGCTGGCCGAAACAGCAATTCGCCTCGTCACCAGTCGCGACGAGCTGCTTGGCACAGTGGAGGGCATAGAATGCGTGATGATGGAGGGCAGCTACCAGGCAAACAGCGGATATTACTGTCCTGCCTGGATTGCATTTCGCAAGGCGATGACCTTAGCCCAAGTAATTGGGATTCACCGACCGGGCCATTCATTGCGCTTGCTCGACCGCCGTTGTAAAGTGGACGGCTCGTTCCTGTGGTACCGGGCTACTTATATCGATCGTTTTATGTGTTTGATGATGGGCCGACCTCAAGGCTCGATGGACTGCAGTATGGCCACAGGCGGGCCCTTTGAAGCTGATACGCCGCTAGGGCAACTGGAACGGGTCCATTGCGTGATCGCTCACCGGATCCTGGAGCAGAATGATGCGGGGATATACTCGGTAGAGAAGGTTCACGATATTGACAACCAGCTACAGAAAGCAGCGGAGATGATGCCTAGCGAGTGGTGGACAGTGCCGAACATAGTCCAACTAGACGGCTCTATCGGCTGGGAGATGCGCCTCGTATCGCAGATCAACCATTACGGCCTCATCAACCAACTCCACATCCCTTACATGCTACGGTTTGCGAACGCTGAGCAACTACAAAGTTACTCACAAACAACCTGCATCAACGCATCCCGCGAGATCCTTACCCGCTACATCGTTCTCGGAAACTCCAACAGAGTTGCATATTCCTGCCGTGTAATCGACTTCTTCACCCTCTCCTCagccctccttctcctcctaGCTCATCTCCGCCAACATACCCGCAGCCCGGGTGAGTTCAGCCCCCTTGcccaccagcgccagagcGACCGTGGCATGATCTCGCAAACACTAGATAACCTCCAAAAGACCGCTTGGGTAAGCCAGGACCGGATAATTGCCAAATCTGCCGATTTGCTGAGCTGTCTACTTGATATTGAGGGTGAGGCGGCGCAAGGCTCTGCCACCTATGTAGTACACAGCATCGGCTCTCCCGAGGAGGTCAAAGTGGAAACGGAACGCGGTCCCCCGCCACTCACGAGGGGTCTCCGCTTCTGTATACCCTGGTTCGGGTTTGTCAGGATTGTACGGGGTTTTATCCAGCGTACGCCTTCTGCGGCTGAGATTATGGACGGCAAGGATATACTCCAATTTCGGCCGACAACGCCGGTGGCCCAAGATCCACTGGTAAATGACACAACGAATCATCCACCAGCAGGAGAGCCGCCGGCAGTTGGACCGCGATACGGACAAGCATCGGCGCCTTcgcaacagccgcagccatggTACGCGGATGTTGGGCTTGGGGTCGATGACTGGACAATGCAGGGGTTTGACATGTCGTTCTGGAACTACTTCTTCCAGGGACCGAGTCTGAGCATGCCTTCAGATGGGATAGGAATGGGAATAGGAATGTAG